In the genome of Bradyrhizobium sp. CIAT3101, one region contains:
- a CDS encoding branched-chain amino acid ABC transporter ATP-binding protein/permease, with amino-acid sequence MRDTSTIDRLRPLLIATVAVIALPLLLRALGLSLNTGTWMVGLAIAAMGLNLCIGTTGLVSFGHSTWFGIGAYAAGLIQLRLFPGEIWLSLLGSMVVVAIASTLIGMLILRRRGVYFSLLTLALAALVYTTAFRWTSLTGGEDGLGGLKRGGIGPVGFDNALNYYIVVAAIGLAVLYVLMRLLRSPFGHVLVAIRENQLRASFQGYPVERYKLAVFVISAVVTGVAGALIAFLNYLVSAEAVSVPFAGELLAMVVIGGMRSLLGPALGAVFFILFRELFSIWTSDWLFWFGLTFVAFVMYSPGGLVGIGSLIMRRLRPPAEETAAMSRRKIYEGLPLPDFLRPEALKGTVLEVSHVSRKFGGIRAVENASITVAAGEIHALIGPNGAGKTTLFNLVSGLYAPDQGTIRLQGRDIAGVPANAICHQGLARSFQITNLFRGLSIYENLRLSLQARRPMRFNIWNDIDFYKEIHAETAALTKFLGLEGIEEIEGGELSYGGQRLVDLGIALGSKPQVLLLDEPLAGLAAAERERVSNLVKNIAANIPVLIVEHDIDRVLGFSQTVTVMNQGEVLMSDCPAAVRADLRVQEIYTGKGIPAVEHRRNEEAFGAHETVLRLDRVNTFYGKSHILNDAALDVREGEIVALLGRNGAGKSTLLKTIAGLVPAASGSIAYRGDDIASLPAPDIARRGIGYVPQGRGLFAGMTVRENLALGRLARKTDGSDGVVWDEEQILRYFPRLKERMNIAADYLSGGEQQMVAVARAMSGNVRLLLLDEPFEGLAPAVTLELFKVFDALRRHMSIVIVEHNLDLVLALADRVFALERGAVFHQGPAAPLLNDLGYRKQILWL; translated from the coding sequence ATGAGGGATACCTCGACCATCGATCGGCTGAGGCCGCTGCTGATCGCGACAGTCGCGGTGATCGCGCTGCCGTTGCTCCTGCGCGCCCTCGGCCTCTCGCTCAACACCGGCACCTGGATGGTCGGGCTGGCGATCGCCGCGATGGGGCTCAACCTCTGCATCGGCACGACCGGTCTCGTCTCGTTCGGCCACAGCACCTGGTTTGGCATCGGCGCCTATGCCGCCGGGCTGATCCAGCTGCGCTTGTTTCCCGGCGAGATCTGGTTGTCACTGCTGGGATCGATGGTCGTTGTCGCGATCGCTTCGACATTGATCGGCATGCTGATCCTGCGCCGGCGCGGCGTCTACTTTTCGCTGCTGACGCTGGCGCTGGCGGCCCTGGTCTACACCACCGCGTTCCGCTGGACGAGCCTCACCGGCGGCGAGGACGGGCTCGGCGGACTGAAGCGCGGGGGCATCGGCCCCGTGGGCTTCGACAATGCGCTCAACTATTACATCGTGGTCGCGGCGATCGGACTTGCCGTGCTCTATGTGCTGATGCGCCTGCTGCGTTCGCCATTCGGGCATGTGCTGGTCGCGATCCGCGAGAACCAGCTGCGCGCGAGCTTTCAGGGCTATCCGGTCGAACGCTACAAGCTCGCGGTGTTCGTGATCTCGGCCGTCGTCACCGGCGTTGCCGGCGCGCTGATCGCATTCCTGAACTATCTCGTCTCCGCCGAAGCCGTCTCCGTACCGTTCGCCGGCGAGCTGCTGGCCATGGTCGTGATCGGCGGCATGCGCAGCCTGCTCGGCCCCGCGCTCGGCGCGGTGTTCTTCATCCTGTTCCGCGAGCTGTTCTCGATCTGGACGTCGGACTGGCTGTTCTGGTTCGGCCTCACTTTCGTGGCCTTCGTGATGTATTCGCCCGGCGGCCTCGTCGGCATCGGCTCGCTCATCATGCGCCGCCTTCGTCCGCCCGCGGAAGAGACGGCGGCGATGAGCCGGCGCAAGATCTATGAGGGCCTGCCGCTGCCGGACTTCCTGCGGCCGGAAGCGTTGAAGGGCACGGTGCTGGAAGTCAGCCACGTGTCCCGAAAATTCGGCGGCATCCGCGCGGTCGAGAACGCCAGCATCACGGTCGCCGCCGGCGAGATCCATGCGCTGATCGGGCCGAACGGCGCCGGCAAAACCACGCTGTTCAATCTGGTCTCCGGGCTCTACGCGCCGGACCAAGGCACGATCCGCCTGCAGGGCCGCGACATCGCGGGCGTGCCGGCGAATGCGATCTGCCATCAGGGGCTGGCGCGCTCGTTCCAGATCACGAACCTGTTTCGCGGACTGTCGATCTACGAAAATCTGCGCCTGTCGCTGCAGGCGCGGCGGCCGATGCGCTTCAACATCTGGAACGACATCGACTTCTACAAGGAGATCCACGCCGAGACGGCCGCACTGACGAAATTCCTCGGCCTCGAAGGCATCGAGGAGATCGAGGGCGGCGAGCTCTCCTATGGCGGGCAGCGGCTGGTCGATCTCGGCATTGCGCTCGGATCAAAACCGCAGGTGCTGCTGCTCGACGAGCCGCTCGCCGGCCTTGCCGCGGCCGAACGCGAGCGCGTGTCGAACCTCGTCAAGAACATCGCGGCCAACATCCCCGTTCTGATCGTCGAGCACGACATCGACCGCGTGCTCGGCTTCTCGCAAACCGTCACGGTGATGAATCAGGGCGAGGTGCTGATGTCCGACTGCCCCGCCGCCGTGCGGGCCGATTTGCGGGTGCAGGAGATCTATACCGGCAAGGGCATTCCCGCCGTCGAGCATCGACGCAACGAGGAGGCATTCGGCGCGCACGAGACCGTGCTGCGGCTCGATCGCGTCAACACGTTCTACGGCAAGAGCCACATCCTCAACGACGCCGCGCTCGACGTGCGCGAGGGCGAGATCGTCGCGCTGCTCGGCCGCAACGGCGCCGGCAAGTCGACGCTGCTGAAAACCATCGCGGGTCTCGTGCCGGCGGCGTCCGGCAGCATCGCCTATCGCGGCGATGATATCGCAAGCCTGCCCGCGCCCGACATCGCCCGCCGCGGCATCGGCTATGTCCCGCAGGGCCGCGGCCTGTTCGCCGGCATGACCGTGCGCGAAAACCTCGCGCTCGGGCGTCTCGCCCGCAAGACCGACGGCAGCGACGGCGTGGTCTGGGACGAGGAGCAGATCCTGCGATACTTCCCACGGCTGAAGGAGCGCATGAACATCGCGGCCGACTATCTCTCCGGCGGCGAGCAGCAGATGGTCGCGGTGGCGCGCGCGATGTCCGGCAATGTCCGCCTGCTGCTGCTGGACGAGCCGTTCGAGGGCCTCGCGCCGGCGGTGACGCTGGAGCTGTTCAAGGTGTTCGATGCGCTCCGCCGCCACATGTCGATCGTGATCGTCGAGCACAATCTCGATCTCGTGCTGGCGCTGGCCGATCGCGTCTTCGCACTCGAGCGCGGCGCCGTGTTCCACCAGGGACCGGCGGCGCCGCTGCTGAACGATCTCGGCTATCGCAAGCAGATCCTGTGGCTGTAG
- a CDS encoding tripartite tricarboxylate transporter substrate binding protein, translating to MQRTARLLALIAGLCASALSTEAIAQKYPVRPVKVMVGFSAGGPVDVVARIIGDRLGAKLGQPFVVENRAGANGMIAAEGVAHAEPDGYTVLACNSSTITLNKTLFKDIRYDPVSDFAPLTTVVSAPLVLVVNPENPRTADIKTVADLVAAAKAAPGALAYGSGGNGNLAHLAMELLGQRAGIKMIHVPYRGGAASEVGILAQEVLAVFDPLSAVPLVKAGKLRALAVSSAERLPSLPDVPTVAEAGYPGFDLSFWVGFFMPKATPAPILETLHREIVAAAKDPTVEERLGSQGVVSVLSPADYAAKIAKETKELAEVVAAANIKAE from the coding sequence ATGCAACGAACGGCCCGCCTGCTGGCGCTCATTGCCGGACTTTGCGCGTCGGCGCTGTCGACAGAGGCCATCGCGCAAAAATATCCGGTGCGGCCGGTGAAGGTCATGGTCGGCTTCAGCGCCGGCGGTCCGGTCGACGTGGTCGCGCGCATCATCGGCGACCGGCTCGGCGCCAAGCTCGGGCAGCCCTTCGTGGTCGAGAACCGCGCCGGTGCCAACGGCATGATCGCAGCCGAAGGCGTCGCGCATGCGGAGCCCGACGGCTACACCGTGCTCGCCTGCAACTCGTCCACGATCACGCTGAACAAGACGCTGTTCAAGGATATCCGCTACGATCCGGTCAGCGACTTCGCGCCGCTGACCACCGTCGTCTCCGCGCCGCTGGTACTCGTGGTCAATCCGGAGAATCCCAGGACCGCCGACATCAAGACCGTCGCCGATCTCGTTGCGGCTGCGAAGGCGGCGCCCGGCGCGCTCGCCTACGGCTCGGGCGGCAACGGCAACCTCGCTCATCTCGCCATGGAGCTGCTCGGCCAGCGCGCCGGCATCAAGATGATCCACGTGCCCTATCGCGGCGGGGCCGCGTCCGAGGTCGGCATTCTCGCGCAGGAGGTGCTCGCGGTGTTCGATCCGCTCTCCGCTGTGCCGCTGGTGAAGGCCGGCAAGCTGCGCGCGCTGGCGGTGTCCTCGGCCGAGCGGCTGCCGTCGCTGCCGGACGTGCCGACGGTTGCGGAGGCCGGCTATCCCGGCTTCGACCTGTCGTTCTGGGTCGGCTTCTTCATGCCGAAGGCGACGCCGGCGCCGATCCTCGAGACGCTGCACCGGGAGATCGTCGCAGCCGCCAAGGATCCGACCGTCGAGGAGCGGCTCGGCTCGCAAGGCGTGGTGAGCGTGCTCAGCCCCGCCGATTACGCCGCCAAGATCGCGAAGGAGACCAAGGAGCTCGCCGAGGTGGTCGCGGCCGCGAACATCAAGGCGGAGTAG
- a CDS encoding HGGxSTG domain-containing protein gives MSHPRNTGPMRASQRCGAQTRNSETCRAPALRGKARCRMHGGAWGSGAPLGNGNAVKHGFFTSEAIDERKFVRTMLSEAESLLRTLPAASETIGNSREGGTQHTLPGTDSPPSHLTNDRK, from the coding sequence ATGAGCCACCCCCGCAACACCGGCCCGATGCGGGCGAGCCAGCGTTGCGGCGCGCAAACACGAAACAGTGAAACCTGCCGCGCGCCGGCACTGCGCGGCAAGGCGCGCTGCCGCATGCACGGCGGCGCATGGGGATCCGGCGCGCCGCTTGGAAACGGCAACGCCGTCAAGCACGGCTTTTTCACAAGCGAAGCGATCGACGAGCGGAAGTTCGTCCGCACCATGCTCAGCGAAGCGGAGAGCCTGCTGCGCACATTGCCCGCGGCGTCAGAAACAATCGGCAACTCCCGCGAGGGTGGAACCCAACACACCCTACCGGGAACAGATTCACCCCCTTCGCACTTAACAAATGATAGGAAGTGA
- a CDS encoding response regulator, translated as MGQSKPLRPTAIVVEDDDIQREMLALLLEERNFEVLQCEDAETAALALKAKHPTLMVTDINLVGKMDGVDLAHFAQQHNADMRIIVISGRPLPRPLPPGAKFFTKPVYPTALLAEAAR; from the coding sequence ATGGGCCAATCAAAGCCGCTTCGCCCGACCGCCATCGTCGTCGAGGATGACGACATTCAACGCGAGATGCTCGCGCTTCTGCTCGAAGAGCGGAACTTCGAAGTCCTGCAGTGCGAAGATGCCGAGACCGCGGCCCTGGCGCTCAAGGCAAAGCACCCGACCCTGATGGTCACCGACATCAATCTGGTCGGGAAGATGGACGGCGTCGATCTGGCTCACTTCGCCCAGCAGCACAATGCCGATATGCGGATCATCGTGATCTCGGGCCGTCCGCTGCCCCGCCCTCTGCCGCCCGGCGCAAAATTCTTCACCAAGCCGGTTTATCCGACGGCACTGCTGGCGGAAGCGGCACGATAG